Proteins from a single region of Candidatus Omnitrophota bacterium:
- a CDS encoding DnaJ C-terminal domain-containing protein: protein MIKSGDVKFNLNTGKKITLKIHPNTKNGQKMKLRGMGNPCPTCDHNGDLVITVKFK from the coding sequence GTGATAAAAAGTGGAGATGTCAAATTTAATTTGAACACTGGGAAGAAAATAACACTAAAAATTCATCCGAATACAAAAAATGGCCAAAAAATGAAATTAAGGGGAATGGGCAATCCTTGCCCAACATGTGATCATAATGGTGATCTTGTTATTACTGTAAAGTTTAAATAA
- a CDS encoding desulfoferrodoxin FeS4 iron-binding domain-containing protein encodes MSVKEVDEKYRCDVCGNEVVVTKVGGGELVCCKQPMEKIEG; translated from the coding sequence ATGAGCGTTAAAGAAGTTGATGAAAAGTACCGTTGTGATGTTTGCGGAAATGAAGTTGTAGTTACGAAAGTTGGCGGAGGAGAGCTCGTTTGCTGTAAGCAGCCTATGGAAAAGATAGAAGGCTAA
- a CDS encoding ferredoxin — MKVKVNQDVCVGSQDCVDTCPEVFKMEGEKAAVQLEEVPKELEDKCKSAADACPAAAITIE; from the coding sequence ATGAAAGTAAAAGTTAATCAAGACGTTTGCGTTGGAAGTCAAGATTGTGTTGATACATGTCCAGAGGTTTTTAAAATGGAAGGTGAAAAAGCAGCGGTTCAATTAGAAGAGGTTCCTAAAGAACTAGAAGATAAATGCAAATCTGCTGCAGATGCATGTCCGGCTGCGGCGATTACTATTGAGTAA